The nucleotide sequence ACTATGAGCTTCTTCCCTATGTAGACAAGAAGGTTAAAGAATACAATTTTAATTATGCTATCCACCTGCATGGGCCAGACATCGCCACCTATCCCGACGCTACAGACGTATGGAATCACACCCATATGCTTGATCCGCGTATTGGCATGTGTCTGGATGTGGGTCACGATCTGCGCAACGGTTGCGATCCCGCGGCCGACCTCAAGAAATACCATACCCGCGTATTTGATGTACACATTAAAGATGTAACAGAAGCATCCAAAGCAGGAAGAGGAATTGAGATAGGACGAGGCAAAATTGATTTTCCGTCATTGATACGTATGCTGCGCGAAGTAAATTATACAGGCGTATGTAGCTTGGAATACGAAAAAGACATGAAAGATCCCTTCCTCGGCATTGCCGAATCAATCGGATATTTCAAAGCCGTAAGCGATATAGCCTGACGAATAAAGAATTCCATTTGGCATCCAGTAAAAAGAGAACCCAGAAATCCGGGTTCTCTTTTTAGCAATTTAAGTACGCAGACAGGAATAACGCATTACAATCCAATCACTTATCTCTTTTACACCCTTTAGCTTTTAATATTTCCAAGGCTTTGTCAAATTCTTTGAGGGTTAAGCCACTATAAAAACATAAAAAACTGTTTCATAAAAATAATTTATAGAACTGAAGTCATATTAAATTTATTATTACTCTTTTACTGCATTTTGATATTCGGGACCTATTTCACGAGGTGAATAAACGCACAAAACATTGCCAATCGGATCTTTTATCGAAAATGAGCGGTCGCCCCATTCGTGGTCGGCAATTTCATCGCAAAAAGCGATTCCGTGAAGCTTCAATCGAGCATATTCGGCATCCACATCAGCAACATTCAGGTTCAAAGTCAATCCGCCCGTAAATGCCGCTCCCGCCGATCCATACTCGGGTTTCATAAACGAAAGAAAGATAAAAGGATTCACTTCGCTTTGAAATTGGATAGTTACATACCATTCGCAATCAAAAGTTATTTTTACATCAAAATAGCGGACATAAAAGGCTACACACTCTTTAATTTTACCTGTGTGGAAAGTGATTGATAAGTCGTTTAATTTCATATATTCTGTATTTATAAATTATGTAATCGTATTTGTCACTTTGACAAGCCCCCACTACCAAAAACATAGGAACTTTTAACTTCACCTTTGGAAGTTCCAATCACCCTGATGTTCTTTTTTCTAAGCTCCACACTCGTTGGGTTTGGATTTTGGTTTTGACTAGAAATAAGAGTTCCACAACTTGAAAAGCTGAAAATTGCGGCTGCGAGAAAACATGCAAAAATTATCTTTTTCATAATTAATAAGAATTAAACCTCCCAGTTTTTCATGGTCGGCATTAGTTTATTTGTTAAAGCATAGGAAGAGTGGCACATTTATGAATCTTTTTTAAATAGTTGATCCCAGCATCTAAAATTTCATCTTTTCCAGCCTTAATTGTCTCTATTGTAGGGTAAGCCAGTATGTCTGGAGTAATCCCTTTACGTTGTAACCCAGTTCCGTCTGCAGAAAAAAGAGCAAAATTAGAAAAGTTTTCTGATTTAGACTGACTGCAAGACACTTGCATTATACAGGCTAAACAAATCGCAAGAAACAAGCTACTCTTTGCAACCAGTTTTCTAAATAATCCAATTGGTCTTTTGTGTGGAAATAATGCTCTCCGTTCGGCATAATCGTAACATCGCAGTTGTTATTTTGCGCAAAAGAATCCAGCACCCCTCTTTCAGTCAGGCTATCATTCTCGCCATACAATATAAATGTAGGGCTAACCCATTTCTTAACGGGATTATTTCGAACATATTCATAATAATCCCATGACAATGTTTCTCCGAAAGAGGTCTGATATTCACCTTTCTCTTTTAGCTCATCTTCGGATATTTTTGACCATTTCATCATATTTAGAATCAATCGCTCCATATCTAAAATGGGAGAAAGGAAAAGACATCTATCGAACTTTACCTCCTGAAATGCAACCAGACTAAAGTAAGCCCCAAGGCTACAAGCATATAATGAAATGCAGGTGTATTTATCTTGAATAAAAGAATATATCTCTTTTAAATCGTGAACCCCGTTCTGAACAGTGCACGGATACGACTCATTTATACGCTCTCCATGTTCCGGCAAATCGAAACTCATCGTCTGATAACCACATCTTTCCACAATAGGAACAAAATATTCAGCGTCTTCCTTACTCGAATGTTTTCCATGAACATACAGGAATAATTTATCCGATGCAGAACCATATAAAA is from uncultured Macellibacteroides sp. and encodes:
- a CDS encoding TIM barrel protein, which produces MNNTRRKFFKQGLAGALLVGTASFARAGITDPVKPKAPKAANPFRLGMAGYTFVNFDIDKTLDIMEKLDVHYLCIKDFHLPFTSTDEQIAAFHAKLTAKKVTGYAVGPIYMKSEADIDKAFAYAKRVGVKTIVGVPNYELLPYVDKKVKEYNFNYAIHLHGPDIATYPDATDVWNHTHMLDPRIGMCLDVGHDLRNGCDPAADLKKYHTRVFDVHIKDVTEASKAGRGIEIGRGKIDFPSLIRMLREVNYTGVCSLEYEKDMKDPFLGIAESIGYFKAVSDIA
- a CDS encoding VOC family protein, producing MKLNDLSITFHTGKIKECVAFYVRYFDVKITFDCEWYVTIQFQSEVNPFIFLSFMKPEYGSAGAAFTGGLTLNLNVADVDAEYARLKLHGIAFCDEIADHEWGDRSFSIKDPIGNVLCVYSPREIGPEYQNAVKE
- a CDS encoding DUF6567 family protein, whose protein sequence is MKKIIFACFLAAAIFSFSSCGTLISSQNQNPNPTSVELRKKNIRVIGTSKGEVKSSYVFGSGGLSK
- a CDS encoding alpha/beta hydrolase, which encodes MIQKRMQIGNIPVILYGSASDKLFLYVHGKHSSKEDAEYFVPIVERCGYQTMSFDLPEHGERINESYPCTVQNGVHDLKEIYSFIQDKYTCISLYACSLGAYFSLVAFQEVKFDRCLFLSPILDMERLILNMMKWSKISEDELKEKGEYQTSFGETLSWDYYEYVRNNPVKKWVSPTFILYGENDSLTERGVLDSFAQNNNCDVTIMPNGEHYFHTKDQLDYLENWLQRVACFLRFV